From Salvia splendens isolate huo1 chromosome 16, SspV2, whole genome shotgun sequence, a single genomic window includes:
- the LOC121772724 gene encoding putative late blight resistance protein homolog R1A-3 isoform X2 codes for MAAYAALISLMKVIDDIETHPSPPIFLDKQQVESLTEKLIFLQEFLESYNSPYAYSDEADPLEMRIVDAAQATEDVIESYIIDTIQLSAAAAAAASEDGGDEQISCIHFYEDVQNVIEELDLLKKEVAGIKREKVVHQRNMGSDDGGLRSRSSTENNPIMVGFDDVLLQLLDRLTDGNTNRQIIPIVGMGGIGKTTLAKDCEIRSSTIVELWVSEGFLKPIDNKSLTTIAKEYLKELVDRNLIVVQKVGLYGNVKFCKIHDLLRDLSMKEAQKQRFFYVLREQSPQGVISQHRIVNPGSTSKEKICDALDSMSHARSYVCRTLEFQELPNSRFLRTTLNAHDSPYALCRCSSEHVFHLVNTRYLAFEIDLKYVIPSINLLWNLHTLIIRCWDDFIAPIEIWKMHKLRHVNFPHWKLHLPDPVSIDNDIIIMENLEVLKGLEYFSLSEDVKRIPNIKKLKLKNNPELLERVNYLSYLQCLSKLESLDLRVSFHCNGKFQLKMSFPPSLTKLFLLLPLDFELEDILPAIGSLPLLQKLGLKHGRFRTGKWGTIEDQFPSLKSLTLTNCNGLENWTVLESFPHLQELHLEKFNKLKEIPSEIGEIPTLKSIRLRYCSESAVLSAKQILEEQEDLQGDQADLHVDVRVSAEDEALKKLASPNFEVTSDDAILKRMLRVREQHLQRSQQTTELPESEKPPTGNPAQRE; via the exons CTTATGCAGCTCTGATTTCTCTTATGAAAGTCATAGATGATATTGAAACTCATCCATCCCCTCCCATTTTTCTCGATAAACAACAAGTTGAATCTCTCACCGAAAAACTTATCTTTTTGCAGGAATTTCTCGAAAGCTATAACTCTCCTTATGCATACAGTGACGAAGCAGATCCGTTGGAGATGCGCATTGTAGATGCAGCGCAAGCGACCGAAGATGTGATCGAGTCATATATAATCGACACTATCCAGCTCtctgcagcagcagcagcagcagcatctGAGGATGGTGGTGATGAACAAATCAGTTGCATCCACTTCTATGAGGATGTGCAGAATGTGATAGAAGAACTTGATTTGCTCAAGAAAGAGGTGGCTGGGATTAAGAGGGAGAAGGTAGTTCACCAGAGAAACATGGGTTCTGATGATGGTGGTTTAAGATCCAGGAGTTCCACAGAGAACAACCCTATCATGGTAGGGTTTGATGATGTGCTTCTTCAACTCTTGGATAGGCTAACTGATGGAAACACCAATCGCCAAATCATCCCTATCGTAGGGATGGGTGGAATCGGCAAAACCACTCTGGCAAAAG ACTGCGAGATAAGATCTTCGACAATAGTCGAGCTATGGGTTTCTGAAGGATTTCTTAAACCGATAGATAACAAAAGTTTGACAACGATTGCGAAAGAGTACCTAAAGGAGCTAGTTGATAGAAATCTGATTGTAGTTCAAAAGGTGGGTTTGTATGGAAATGTAAAATTCTGCAAGATTCATGATTTATTAAGAGATCTATCCATGAAAGAAGCTCAAAAACAGaggtttttttatgttttgagaGAACAAAGTCCTCAAGGAGTAATTAGCCAACACCGCATTGTTAATCCAGGAAGCACTTCAAAGGAAAAAATCTGTGATGCCTTGGACTCTATGTCACATGCTCGGTCTTATGTATGCCGTACACTTGAATTTCAAGAATTGCCAAATTCTAGATTTCTGAGGACAACACTAAATGCACATGATTCCCCATATGCACTATGCAGGTGTTCCTCTGAACATGTATTTCACTTGGTGAATACACGATACCTTGCTTTTGAAATTGATTTGAAGTACGTGATTCCCTCAATCAATCTGCTTTGGAATCTACATACACTAATTATTCGGTGTTGGGATGATTTTATTGCACCAATTGAAATTTGGAAAATGCATAAGCTTAGGCATGTCAACTTCCCACACTGGAAATTGCATCTCCCAGATCCTGTGAGCATCGACAATGATATTATTATCATGGAGAATCTAGAGGTGCTCAAAGGACTGGAATATTTCAGTTTAAGTGAAGATGTTAAAAGAATTCCCAATATcaagaaattgaaattgaagaaTAATCCGGAGCTGCTTGAGAGAGTTAACTATCTCAGCTATCTTCAATGTCTTAGTAAACTGGAATCCTTGGATCTGAGAGTCTCCTTTCACTGTAATGGAAAGTTTCAGCTGAAGATGAGCTTCCCACCCTCCCTTACGAAGTTGTTTCTCCTTCTGCCACTTGATTTTGAGTTGGAAGACATACTACCAGCAATAGGTTCCTTACCACTTCTACAGAAGCTCGGATTAAAGCATGGTCGCTTCAGAACAGGCAAGTGGGGAACAATTGAAGACCAATTCCCCAGCCTCAAGTCACTAACATTGACCAACTGTAATGGTCTGGAAAACTGGACAGTGTTAGAGAGCTTTCCACATCTTCAGGAGCTTCATCTTGAAAAATTTAACAAATTGAAGGAGATCCCTTCAGAAATTGGAGAAATACCAACACTCAAATCAATTAGATTGAGATATTGCAGTGAATCAGCTGTGTTGTCAGCTAAACAGATATTAGAGGAGCAAGAGGATTTACAAGGAGACCAAGCAGATCTTCATGTAGACGTTAGAGTTTCGGCGGAAGATGAAGCGCTGAAGAAGTTGGCAAGTCCCAATTTTGAAGTTACTTCGGATGATGCCATCTT gaAAAGGATGTTAAGGGTTCGAGAGCAACATTTGCAACGGAGTCAACAGACAACAGAACTGCCCGAGAGCGAGAAGCCACCAACAGGCAACCCAGCCCAAAGAGAATAA
- the LOC121771276 gene encoding telomerase reverse transcriptase-like translates to MRESRQASSNLICVSHDKDTRLRGKGLRDLYNSIRLIGRGMYSFKGAGFRPRYDVERNDVTWLGLRAYRRVLLKKNSKHKSLLFFFLGPS, encoded by the exons ATGCGTGAATCTCGTCAGGCCTCTTCAAATCTCATATGCGTCAGTCATGATAAA GACACGAGGTTAAGAGGCAAAGGGTTAAGAGACTTGTATAACAGTATAAG GCTAATCGGAAGGGGGATGTATTCTTTCAAAGGTGCTGGTTTTCGTCCCAGATACGACGTGGAAAGGAATGATGTCACTTGGTTGGGGTTGCGCGCTTACAGACGGGTGCTGCTGAAGAAGAACTCGAAGCACAAGAGtctgcttttttttttcttggggCCAAGTTGA
- the LOC121772724 gene encoding putative late blight resistance protein homolog R1A-3 isoform X1, whose translation MAAYAALISLMKVIDDIETHPSPPIFLDKQQVESLTEKLIFLQEFLESYNSPYAYSDEADPLEMRIVDAAQATEDVIESYIIDTIQLSAAAAAAASEDGGDEQISCIHFYEDVQNVIEELDLLKKEVAGIKREKVVHQRNMGSDDGGLRSRSSTENNPIMVGFDDVLLQLLDRLTDGNTNRQIIPIVGMGGIGKTTLAKGAFEQKLIKEHFDICVWTTISQDYNIVETLREVLSRAGGSMDEKDLVVGLHKRLWGRRYLIILDDMWSIDVWDKLKSSFPDCGNGSRILVTTRMSNLALHLTHSYNVFKMGFLDEASSWILFSNTIFGEQSVPTQLEKIGKKIVKKCNGLPLAIAVIGGLMAKSKLTLEYWVHIEENLSSVVNSENDDYCFRILKLSYNYLPAYLKPCFLYMGVFKEDCEIRSSTIVELWVSEGFLKPIDNKSLTTIAKEYLKELVDRNLIVVQKVGLYGNVKFCKIHDLLRDLSMKEAQKQRFFYVLREQSPQGVISQHRIVNPGSTSKEKICDALDSMSHARSYVCRTLEFQELPNSRFLRTTLNAHDSPYALCRCSSEHVFHLVNTRYLAFEIDLKYVIPSINLLWNLHTLIIRCWDDFIAPIEIWKMHKLRHVNFPHWKLHLPDPVSIDNDIIIMENLEVLKGLEYFSLSEDVKRIPNIKKLKLKNNPELLERVNYLSYLQCLSKLESLDLRVSFHCNGKFQLKMSFPPSLTKLFLLLPLDFELEDILPAIGSLPLLQKLGLKHGRFRTGKWGTIEDQFPSLKSLTLTNCNGLENWTVLESFPHLQELHLEKFNKLKEIPSEIGEIPTLKSIRLRYCSESAVLSAKQILEEQEDLQGDQADLHVDVRVSAEDEALKKLASPNFEVTSDDAILKRMLRVREQHLQRSQQTTELPESEKPPTGNPAQRE comes from the exons CTTATGCAGCTCTGATTTCTCTTATGAAAGTCATAGATGATATTGAAACTCATCCATCCCCTCCCATTTTTCTCGATAAACAACAAGTTGAATCTCTCACCGAAAAACTTATCTTTTTGCAGGAATTTCTCGAAAGCTATAACTCTCCTTATGCATACAGTGACGAAGCAGATCCGTTGGAGATGCGCATTGTAGATGCAGCGCAAGCGACCGAAGATGTGATCGAGTCATATATAATCGACACTATCCAGCTCtctgcagcagcagcagcagcagcatctGAGGATGGTGGTGATGAACAAATCAGTTGCATCCACTTCTATGAGGATGTGCAGAATGTGATAGAAGAACTTGATTTGCTCAAGAAAGAGGTGGCTGGGATTAAGAGGGAGAAGGTAGTTCACCAGAGAAACATGGGTTCTGATGATGGTGGTTTAAGATCCAGGAGTTCCACAGAGAACAACCCTATCATGGTAGGGTTTGATGATGTGCTTCTTCAACTCTTGGATAGGCTAACTGATGGAAACACCAATCGCCAAATCATCCCTATCGTAGGGATGGGTGGAATCGGCAAAACCACTCTGGCAAAAGGTGCGTTTGAACAAAAGCTTATTAAAGAGCATTTTGATATTTGTGTGTGGACTACCATTTCCCAAGATTATAATATAGTAGAAACTCTTAGAGAAGTTCTCTCTCGAGCAGGAGGCAGTATGGATGAGAAAGATTTGGTAGTAGGATTACACAAACGTTTATGGGGTAGGAGGTATCTCATTATATTGGATGATATGTGGAGTATAGATGTGTGGGATAAGTTGAAATCTTCCTTTCCTGATTGTGGTAATGGTAGTCGAATACTAGTCACAACTAGGATGTCAAACTTGGCTCTCCACTTGACTCATTCCTATAATGTCTTTAAGATGGGATTTCTAGACGAGGCTAGTAGTTGGATTTTATTCTCCAACACTATCTTTGGAGAACAAAGTGTTCCTACTCAACTTGAAAAAATTGGAAAGAAAATTGTGAAAAAGTGTAATGGACTTCCTTTGGCGATTGCTGTGATAGGGGGTCTAATGGCAAAATCCAAACTTACACTTGAATATTGGGTGCACATAGAAGAAAACTTAAGTTCAGTAGTGAATTCGGAGAATGATGATTATTGCTTTAGAATATTGAAACTGAGCTATAATTATTTGCCTGCCTATCTGAAGCCTTGTTTTCTGTATATGGGTGTGTTTAAAGAAGACTGCGAGATAAGATCTTCGACAATAGTCGAGCTATGGGTTTCTGAAGGATTTCTTAAACCGATAGATAACAAAAGTTTGACAACGATTGCGAAAGAGTACCTAAAGGAGCTAGTTGATAGAAATCTGATTGTAGTTCAAAAGGTGGGTTTGTATGGAAATGTAAAATTCTGCAAGATTCATGATTTATTAAGAGATCTATCCATGAAAGAAGCTCAAAAACAGaggtttttttatgttttgagaGAACAAAGTCCTCAAGGAGTAATTAGCCAACACCGCATTGTTAATCCAGGAAGCACTTCAAAGGAAAAAATCTGTGATGCCTTGGACTCTATGTCACATGCTCGGTCTTATGTATGCCGTACACTTGAATTTCAAGAATTGCCAAATTCTAGATTTCTGAGGACAACACTAAATGCACATGATTCCCCATATGCACTATGCAGGTGTTCCTCTGAACATGTATTTCACTTGGTGAATACACGATACCTTGCTTTTGAAATTGATTTGAAGTACGTGATTCCCTCAATCAATCTGCTTTGGAATCTACATACACTAATTATTCGGTGTTGGGATGATTTTATTGCACCAATTGAAATTTGGAAAATGCATAAGCTTAGGCATGTCAACTTCCCACACTGGAAATTGCATCTCCCAGATCCTGTGAGCATCGACAATGATATTATTATCATGGAGAATCTAGAGGTGCTCAAAGGACTGGAATATTTCAGTTTAAGTGAAGATGTTAAAAGAATTCCCAATATcaagaaattgaaattgaagaaTAATCCGGAGCTGCTTGAGAGAGTTAACTATCTCAGCTATCTTCAATGTCTTAGTAAACTGGAATCCTTGGATCTGAGAGTCTCCTTTCACTGTAATGGAAAGTTTCAGCTGAAGATGAGCTTCCCACCCTCCCTTACGAAGTTGTTTCTCCTTCTGCCACTTGATTTTGAGTTGGAAGACATACTACCAGCAATAGGTTCCTTACCACTTCTACAGAAGCTCGGATTAAAGCATGGTCGCTTCAGAACAGGCAAGTGGGGAACAATTGAAGACCAATTCCCCAGCCTCAAGTCACTAACATTGACCAACTGTAATGGTCTGGAAAACTGGACAGTGTTAGAGAGCTTTCCACATCTTCAGGAGCTTCATCTTGAAAAATTTAACAAATTGAAGGAGATCCCTTCAGAAATTGGAGAAATACCAACACTCAAATCAATTAGATTGAGATATTGCAGTGAATCAGCTGTGTTGTCAGCTAAACAGATATTAGAGGAGCAAGAGGATTTACAAGGAGACCAAGCAGATCTTCATGTAGACGTTAGAGTTTCGGCGGAAGATGAAGCGCTGAAGAAGTTGGCAAGTCCCAATTTTGAAGTTACTTCGGATGATGCCATCTT gaAAAGGATGTTAAGGGTTCGAGAGCAACATTTGCAACGGAGTCAACAGACAACAGAACTGCCCGAGAGCGAGAAGCCACCAACAGGCAACCCAGCCCAAAGAGAATAA